A genomic segment from Gossypium hirsutum isolate 1008001.06 chromosome D04, Gossypium_hirsutum_v2.1, whole genome shotgun sequence encodes:
- the LOC107899241 gene encoding alpha carbonic anhydrase 1, chloroplastic isoform X1, whose amino-acid sequence MALQLFIIFALSLLLGIASAIDVFRGMEFGYSGHNGPGKWGKLNPTFSPCSTGKRQSPINIQRNLTVHNKLLKPLTRNYESANATLVNRGYSVGVRFEESPGDLLINGKNYTLQQFHWHLPAEHHIEGQRFAAELHMVHRAADNSAVVVSMLYHESKADPLFSMIMEGLKHLGKENTEVPLGTLNINELNRRPRKYYTYVGSLTTPPCTENVIWIILGKVMSISKEQITTLDSPLNSHCKKNARPCQPLNGREVDMYDELK is encoded by the exons ATGGCTCTTCAACTTTTCATCATCTTCGCGCTTAGTTTGCTTCTTGGCATTGCTTCTGCCATTGATG TTTTTAGAGGAATGGAGTTCGGCTATTCAGGCCACAATGGTCCAGGCAAGTGGGGAAAATTGAATCCAACATTCTCACCATGTTCCACAGGCAAAAGACAGTCTCCCATAAACATTCAGAGGAATCTGACGGTCCACAACAAACTACTGAAACCTTTAACCAGGAACTACGAATCTGCAAATGCTACGCTCGTTAACAGAGGCTACAGCGTTGGG GTGCGTTTTGAGGAATCTCCTGGAGATTTATTGATTAATGGCAAAAACTATACCCTCCAGCAATTCCACTGGCATTTACCTGCTGAGCATCACATTGAAGGACAAAG ATTTGCAGCTGAGCTTCATATGGTCCATCGGGCAGCAGATAACAGTGCTGTAGTTGTATCTATGCTCTACCATGAAAGCAAAGCCGATCCACTTTTCTCTATG ATTATGGAAGGATTGAAACATTTGGGAAAGGAAAATACAGAAGTTCCTCTTGGTACCTTGAATATAAATGAATTGAACCGAAGACCCCGCAAGTATTACACATATGTTGGTTCTCTCACCACTCCTCCATGCACCGAGAATGTCATATGGATCATTCTtggaaag GTGATGTCGATTTCGAAAGAGCAAATAACTACTCTTGACAGTCCGTTGAATTCACATTGCAAGAAAAACGCAAGGCCTTGTCAACCATTGAATGGTCGAGAGGTTGATATGTATGATGAGCTTAAGTAA
- the LOC107899241 gene encoding alpha carbonic anhydrase 1, chloroplastic isoform X2 yields MALQLFIIFALSLLLGIASAIDVFRGMEFGYSGHNGPGKWGKLNPTFSPCSTGKRQSPINIQRNLTVHNKLLKPLTRNYESANATLVNRGYSVGVRFEESPGDLLINGKNYTLQQFHWHLPAEHHIEGQRFAAELHMVHRAADNSAVVVSMLYHESKADPLFSMIMEGLKHLGKENTEVPLGTLNINELNRRPRKYYTYVMSISKEQITTLDSPLNSHCKKNARPCQPLNGREVDMYDELK; encoded by the exons ATGGCTCTTCAACTTTTCATCATCTTCGCGCTTAGTTTGCTTCTTGGCATTGCTTCTGCCATTGATG TTTTTAGAGGAATGGAGTTCGGCTATTCAGGCCACAATGGTCCAGGCAAGTGGGGAAAATTGAATCCAACATTCTCACCATGTTCCACAGGCAAAAGACAGTCTCCCATAAACATTCAGAGGAATCTGACGGTCCACAACAAACTACTGAAACCTTTAACCAGGAACTACGAATCTGCAAATGCTACGCTCGTTAACAGAGGCTACAGCGTTGGG GTGCGTTTTGAGGAATCTCCTGGAGATTTATTGATTAATGGCAAAAACTATACCCTCCAGCAATTCCACTGGCATTTACCTGCTGAGCATCACATTGAAGGACAAAG ATTTGCAGCTGAGCTTCATATGGTCCATCGGGCAGCAGATAACAGTGCTGTAGTTGTATCTATGCTCTACCATGAAAGCAAAGCCGATCCACTTTTCTCTATG ATTATGGAAGGATTGAAACATTTGGGAAAGGAAAATACAGAAGTTCCTCTTGGTACCTTGAATATAAATGAATTGAACCGAAGACCCCGCAAGTATTACACATAT GTGATGTCGATTTCGAAAGAGCAAATAACTACTCTTGACAGTCCGTTGAATTCACATTGCAAGAAAAACGCAAGGCCTTGTCAACCATTGAATGGTCGAGAGGTTGATATGTATGATGAGCTTAAGTAA